A DNA window from Sphingomonas profundi contains the following coding sequences:
- a CDS encoding class I adenylate-forming enzyme family protein — MDRPVGNRLATVLDEKAAAAPSAPAIFYRGDRIDYAELQGRSIEAARAFLAAGVVRGDRVGVLLGNQPEFVILALAASYVGATLVPMNTWYKAGELGWTMRHAGVKLLIAVPAFLKADYRAMLGGLTDLPKLRTVLFLDSPEWAAFLAAGRRLDGATFAAATAAVRGDDDAFILYTSGSTADPKGVRLNGAGVVRNGFELGLRRGIVAEDRVWIGTPLFYGLGAANALPAAITRGAAIVLQDHFEAGAAIDVIHRTAATVYYGTGNMTRAMLDHPDYAQVKIGSLQKGNAGTVAEYKRMTLVEMGIKGAVPAYGLTESYGNATVGWPDDPLEAKIATSGFVLPTMEMRIVDPVSGADLPTGEVGLVLLRGCVTPGYLDNPIETAKAFKADGWFDTGDLGRLDGDGRFTFHARLKEVIKSGGINVSPVEVEQLIAGHPEVRDAYVVGVGDPVRGELVVAFVDAAAPLKEAEVRAYVKERAAAFKVPHHVFFRDEAGLPRLASGKVAKHRLAEEARAELGL, encoded by the coding sequence ATGGACCGACCAGTGGGCAACCGCCTCGCCACCGTGCTGGACGAGAAGGCCGCCGCCGCCCCGTCCGCGCCGGCGATCTTCTATCGCGGCGACCGGATCGATTATGCCGAGTTGCAGGGCCGCAGCATCGAGGCGGCCAGGGCCTTCCTCGCCGCCGGCGTGGTGCGCGGCGACCGCGTCGGCGTCCTTCTTGGCAACCAGCCCGAATTCGTCATCCTCGCGCTCGCCGCTTCCTATGTCGGCGCGACGCTGGTGCCGATGAACACCTGGTACAAGGCAGGCGAACTCGGCTGGACGATGCGACATGCCGGAGTGAAGCTGCTCATCGCGGTGCCGGCCTTCCTCAAGGCCGATTACCGCGCGATGCTGGGCGGGCTGACGGACCTGCCCAAGCTCCGGACCGTCCTCTTCCTGGACTCGCCGGAGTGGGCGGCCTTCCTGGCGGCCGGACGCCGCCTGGACGGTGCGACCTTCGCCGCCGCCACCGCCGCCGTGCGCGGCGATGACGATGCCTTCATCCTCTACACCTCGGGCAGCACCGCCGATCCGAAAGGCGTCCGCCTCAACGGCGCCGGCGTGGTGCGCAACGGCTTCGAGCTTGGCCTGCGTCGCGGCATCGTGGCCGAGGATCGCGTGTGGATCGGCACGCCGCTGTTCTACGGCCTCGGTGCCGCCAACGCGCTGCCCGCCGCCATCACCCGCGGCGCCGCGATCGTCCTCCAGGATCATTTCGAGGCCGGTGCCGCGATCGACGTTATCCACCGTACCGCCGCGACCGTCTACTACGGCACCGGCAACATGACGCGCGCGATGCTGGATCACCCCGATTATGCGCAGGTGAAGATCGGTTCGCTTCAGAAGGGCAACGCCGGCACGGTGGCCGAGTATAAGCGCATGACCCTCGTGGAGATGGGCATCAAGGGCGCAGTGCCCGCCTACGGCCTCACCGAGAGCTACGGCAACGCCACGGTCGGCTGGCCGGACGATCCGCTGGAGGCGAAGATCGCGACCAGCGGCTTCGTCCTGCCGACGATGGAGATGCGGATCGTCGATCCCGTAAGCGGTGCGGACCTTCCCACCGGCGAGGTCGGGCTGGTCCTGCTTCGCGGCTGCGTGACGCCCGGCTATCTCGACAATCCGATCGAGACCGCGAAAGCGTTCAAGGCGGATGGCTGGTTCGACACCGGCGATCTCGGCCGGCTTGACGGCGACGGCCGCTTCACGTTCCACGCGCGGCTGAAGGAAGTCATCAAGTCGGGCGGCATCAACGTATCGCCCGTCGAGGTGGAACAGCTGATCGCCGGCCATCCCGAGGTGCGCGACGCCTATGTCGTCGGCGTCGGCGATCCGGTGCGGGGCGAGCTCGTCGTGGCCTTCGTCGATGCCGCCGCGCCGTTGAAGGAGGCCGAGGTGCGCGCCTATGTCAAGGAGCGCGCGGCCGCGTTCAAGGTGCCCCACCACGTCTTCTTCCGCGACGAGGCGGGACTGCCCCGGCTCGCGTCCGGCAAGGTCGCCAAGCACCGTCTGGCCGAGGAGGCCCGCGCGGAACTCGGCCTGTGA
- a CDS encoding isocitrate lyase/PEP mutase family protein, with translation MSLQALLAEPGCVAAPGVHDVISAKIAARAGHRALYLGGNAMALGLGKGQPFLTLTETVEIAARVVRATDVPVIVDAGAGFGLPSHLDLSVRDIAAVGAAALHIDDQPYPKSPDYHRGRGELVTPDAMAARIRTAVAGRGAADMLILARTDALRVTGSLNDAIERARACVEAGADGIIVLDLGPDQAPAVARALPGVPLVWIGGVTPPVPSVADLGAAGFALGLYPFNGIAALGVALGDLWTGLAETGGIDQSADLLARARRDTLGLADMAHAWAIEDGQN, from the coding sequence ATGAGCCTGCAGGCGCTCCTCGCCGAACCGGGCTGCGTCGCGGCGCCGGGCGTGCACGACGTGATCAGCGCGAAGATTGCCGCGCGGGCAGGGCACCGGGCGCTCTATCTCGGCGGCAACGCGATGGCGCTCGGCCTCGGCAAGGGCCAGCCGTTCCTCACGCTGACCGAAACCGTGGAAATCGCCGCGCGCGTCGTCCGGGCGACGGACGTGCCGGTGATCGTCGATGCGGGCGCGGGCTTCGGCCTGCCGTCGCATCTCGACCTGTCGGTGCGGGACATTGCCGCCGTAGGTGCCGCGGCGCTGCATATAGACGATCAGCCATATCCCAAGAGCCCCGACTATCATCGCGGCCGGGGTGAACTGGTCACGCCGGACGCGATGGCCGCGCGCATCCGCACCGCCGTCGCCGGGCGCGGAGCGGCGGACATGCTCATCCTCGCGCGGACCGACGCCCTGCGGGTGACCGGCTCGCTAAACGACGCGATCGAGCGCGCTCGCGCCTGTGTCGAGGCCGGCGCCGACGGCATCATCGTCCTCGATCTCGGCCCCGATCAGGCGCCCGCCGTGGCGCGGGCGCTGCCGGGCGTGCCGCTCGTCTGGATCGGCGGCGTGACGCCCCCGGTGCCGAGCGTAGCGGATCTCGGGGCCGCGGGCTTCGCGCTCGGCCTCTATCCCTTCAACGGCATCGCGGCGCTTGGCGTGGCGCTCGGCGATCTGTGGACCGGCCTCGCCGAGACCGGGGGCATCGATCAGTCGGCCGACCTGCTCGCGCGGGCGCGGCGGGACACGCTTGGCCTGGCCGACATGGCGCACGCCTGGGCCATCGAGGACGGGCAGAACTGA
- a CDS encoding dioxygenase has translation MIQAAEQVPAELEGVEGNERLKAIYARIVEKMKEVVREFEIDQDELHIAGDYLNRLGQSGFCRSLVDVSLAMTSVDVTARVEGATRPNLEGPFHKMDAPVRDDGCLFDVPSPSGAPVLVLSGQVRDVATGLPIPGATVDLWQADHEGHYDRAEHHLSGRVIADAYGRYTATTAVPKDYSDHDTDPIGELFRAMGRHNRRAGHVHAKIWIDGRCVLTTQLFVPGNPYLSSDYVEGAVSPDLILDMRTTAEPERFAAIFDFVVQRPNA, from the coding sequence ATGATCCAGGCAGCAGAACAGGTTCCGGCGGAGCTGGAAGGCGTCGAGGGCAACGAACGCCTGAAGGCGATCTACGCGCGCATAGTCGAGAAGATGAAGGAGGTCGTCCGCGAGTTCGAGATCGATCAGGACGAGTTGCACATCGCCGGCGACTATCTGAACCGTCTCGGCCAGTCCGGCTTCTGCCGCAGCCTCGTCGATGTCTCCCTCGCCATGACGAGCGTCGACGTGACGGCGCGGGTCGAAGGCGCGACCAGGCCGAACCTGGAGGGGCCGTTTCACAAGATGGACGCGCCGGTGCGCGACGACGGCTGCCTGTTCGACGTGCCGTCGCCATCCGGCGCACCGGTGCTGGTGCTGTCTGGGCAGGTGCGCGACGTTGCCACCGGGCTGCCCATCCCCGGTGCGACCGTCGATCTGTGGCAGGCGGACCATGAGGGCCATTATGACCGGGCCGAGCATCACCTGTCCGGCCGGGTGATCGCCGATGCGTACGGTCGCTATACCGCGACGACCGCCGTGCCGAAGGATTATTCGGATCACGACACCGATCCCATCGGCGAGCTGTTCCGCGCCATGGGCCGCCACAACCGCCGTGCCGGCCATGTCCATGCGAAGATCTGGATCGACGGTCGCTGCGTGCTGACCACGCAGCTCTTCGTTCCCGGCAATCCCTATCTGTCCAGCGACTATGTCGAGGGCGCGGTGAGCCCGGACCTGATCCTGGACATGCGGACGACCGCCGAGCCCGAACGCTTCGCGGCGATCTTCGACTTCGTCGTGCAGCGGCCGAACGCCTGA
- a CDS encoding quinone oxidoreductase family protein: protein MMRAAVLHGPGAPDAFCLEDVPVPPVGADDVRVAVQACGVSYRDVVERNGTYKRDVSFPLIIGLEIAGRVEATGSDVLDLKVGDHVASKAFSSCGRCRLCRSGRETTCFKRRPVRGGYAQYVSLPQDAWVRAPADLPFELICSLGPGAGVALNAVRDTARVQIGEWVLVTGASGGVGAPSVQIATAMGGRVIAISRSAAKVDFLKSLGAEHVIVAREGENFARQVKALNGGWGADVVIDTVGSRTWAASFDALAVHGRYAVVGQLFGEEISINPARIFFKRAQISGVGSVSRVQLEDAIDLVARGIVTPQVARVMPLSEIAEAHRLVEEGAVAGRIVVKP from the coding sequence ATGATGCGCGCGGCCGTGCTGCACGGCCCCGGCGCGCCCGACGCCTTTTGCCTCGAAGACGTGCCCGTGCCGCCGGTCGGCGCCGACGACGTGCGCGTGGCCGTCCAGGCGTGCGGCGTCTCCTATCGCGACGTCGTGGAGCGGAACGGCACCTACAAGCGGGACGTGAGCTTTCCGCTGATTATCGGGCTGGAGATTGCCGGGCGGGTCGAAGCGACAGGCAGCGACGTGCTGGACCTGAAGGTCGGCGACCATGTCGCCTCGAAGGCGTTCTCAAGCTGTGGCCGCTGCCGCCTGTGCCGCAGCGGTCGCGAAACGACCTGCTTCAAGCGCCGGCCCGTGCGGGGCGGCTACGCGCAATATGTCTCGCTGCCGCAGGATGCCTGGGTGCGGGCGCCTGCCGATCTGCCGTTCGAACTGATCTGCTCGCTCGGCCCCGGCGCGGGTGTCGCGCTCAATGCCGTGCGCGACACGGCCAGGGTGCAGATCGGCGAGTGGGTGCTCGTCACCGGCGCCAGCGGCGGCGTGGGCGCGCCTTCGGTGCAGATCGCCACCGCGATGGGCGGCCGCGTGATCGCCATCAGCCGCAGCGCGGCCAAGGTCGACTTCCTGAAGTCGCTGGGGGCGGAGCATGTGATCGTGGCGCGAGAGGGCGAGAATTTCGCGAGGCAGGTCAAGGCGCTGAACGGCGGCTGGGGCGCAGATGTGGTCATCGATACGGTCGGCAGCCGGACTTGGGCGGCAAGCTTCGATGCGCTGGCCGTCCATGGCCGCTACGCCGTCGTCGGGCAGCTGTTCGGCGAGGAGATCAGCATCAACCCGGCGCGGATCTTCTTCAAGCGCGCGCAGATATCAGGGGTCGGTTCCGTCAGCCGGGTGCAGTTGGAGGACGCGATCGATCTGGTCGCGCGCGGCATCGTCACGCCGCAGGTCGCGCGGGTGATGCCGCTCAGTGAAATCGCCGAGGCCCATCGCCTGGTGGAAGAAGGAGCGGTCGCGGGCCGCATAGTGGTGAAACCATGA
- a CDS encoding LLM class flavin-dependent oxidoreductase gives MSPTGAHVGGWRHPDALVDAGFNPDHWPKLAALLERGKFDMMFLADGNGVNGVDTPGLLETNPTTRPVVIEPICLLSALAMSTSRLGLVATATTTYDQPFSVARRFAALDTLSRGRAGWNVVTTSNALDSKNFSQDEHAEHGDRYARAGEFVDVVKGLWDSWADDAFLFDKAGGRFLDATKVRTLDHEGDSFRIRGPLNAARPPQGHPVIVVAGGSEPAMELAARTADVLFTVSETKESAQAFYANVKARMAKHGRHPDELKIFPGASIFVGETSAAADAAYQELQELIPDTVGLQVLSKIVGLDLTGLDPESALPELPETKGITSFRNMIGDVARRDGLNLRQLYRWVLPARGHVLMKGSAAEVADTMAEWYADKACDGFNLVAAYLPGGLEAIVDHLVPELQRRGLFRTEYEGTTLRDSLGLLRPANRFFGQEAGIVA, from the coding sequence ATGTCGCCGACGGGCGCCCATGTCGGCGGCTGGCGTCATCCAGACGCCTTGGTGGACGCCGGCTTCAATCCCGATCACTGGCCGAAGCTCGCTGCTCTGCTGGAGCGCGGCAAGTTCGACATGATGTTTCTTGCCGACGGCAATGGCGTTAACGGTGTCGACACGCCGGGATTGCTGGAGACGAACCCGACGACGCGGCCGGTGGTGATCGAGCCGATCTGCCTGCTCTCCGCGCTGGCCATGTCCACCTCGCGCCTCGGCCTCGTCGCCACCGCGACGACCACCTACGACCAGCCGTTCAGCGTTGCACGTCGTTTCGCGGCGCTGGACACGCTCAGCAGGGGCCGTGCCGGCTGGAATGTGGTGACGACATCCAACGCGCTGGATTCGAAGAATTTCAGCCAGGACGAACATGCCGAGCATGGCGACCGCTACGCGCGCGCCGGCGAGTTCGTGGACGTCGTGAAGGGGCTGTGGGACAGCTGGGCCGACGATGCCTTCCTGTTCGACAAGGCCGGCGGCCGCTTCCTCGATGCCACCAAGGTCCGGACGCTCGACCATGAGGGTGACAGCTTCCGCATACGCGGGCCGCTGAACGCCGCCCGCCCGCCCCAGGGGCATCCGGTGATCGTGGTCGCCGGCGGCTCGGAGCCGGCAATGGAACTGGCCGCGCGGACGGCGGACGTGCTTTTCACGGTCAGCGAGACCAAGGAGAGCGCGCAGGCCTTTTACGCCAATGTGAAGGCGCGCATGGCGAAGCATGGCCGTCATCCGGACGAGCTGAAGATCTTTCCCGGTGCCAGCATCTTCGTCGGCGAGACCAGCGCGGCGGCGGATGCGGCTTATCAGGAACTGCAGGAACTCATCCCCGATACCGTCGGCTTGCAGGTTCTGTCCAAGATCGTCGGTCTGGATCTCACCGGCCTCGATCCCGAGAGCGCGCTGCCGGAACTGCCCGAGACGAAGGGCATCACGAGCTTTCGAAACATGATCGGCGACGTGGCGAGGCGCGACGGCCTCAACCTGCGCCAGCTCTACCGCTGGGTGCTGCCGGCGCGCGGTCATGTTCTGATGAAGGGCAGTGCGGCCGAAGTCGCCGACACGATGGCGGAATGGTATGCCGACAAGGCGTGCGACGGCTTCAATCTGGTCGCCGCCTACCTGCCGGGCGGGCTGGAGGCGATCGTCGATCACCTCGTTCCGGAACTGCAGCGCCGCGGCCTGTTCCGCACCGAATATGAAGGGACGACGCTGCGCGACTCGCTGGGCCTGCTGCGGCCGGCGAACCGCTTCTTCGGGCAAGAGGCCGGGATTGTCGCCTGA
- a CDS encoding GntR family transcriptional regulator: MPDHSVKPDYSEANISLEERQDSLVGQIAAEIARAISEGELAPGADLNSVELATRFGTSRTPVREALMLLEREGLVEIPPRRRPRVAHISMSEVEELYQIRATLNAMMIRLFVANATQEDLDESVSLYEAMASDVAAGEYERFQEHRRQLHNHWPDRCGNLSLKKLLNTWKMRMSVGRLVGPQVQDAERLLLDHQRLVMACIEREADVAASLLRSMTLFGLHAIQRKHRDRGQVDALARPVPKAGRQLHIV, from the coding sequence ATGCCGGACCATTCCGTGAAGCCCGATTATTCCGAGGCGAACATCAGTCTTGAGGAGCGGCAGGATTCGCTCGTCGGGCAGATCGCGGCGGAAATAGCGCGGGCGATCTCGGAAGGCGAGCTGGCGCCCGGTGCCGACCTCAACTCGGTGGAGCTGGCTACCCGCTTCGGCACCAGCCGCACGCCAGTGCGCGAGGCCCTGATGCTGCTGGAGCGCGAGGGGCTGGTGGAAATCCCGCCCCGGCGGCGCCCGCGCGTCGCGCACATCAGCATGAGCGAGGTCGAGGAGCTCTACCAGATCCGCGCGACCCTCAACGCGATGATGATCCGCCTCTTCGTCGCCAACGCGACGCAGGAGGATCTCGACGAGAGCGTCAGCCTCTACGAGGCCATGGCGAGCGATGTCGCGGCCGGCGAGTATGAGAGGTTTCAGGAGCATCGTCGCCAGCTGCACAATCACTGGCCCGATCGTTGCGGTAATCTGAGCCTGAAGAAGCTGCTGAATACCTGGAAGATGCGGATGAGCGTCGGCCGGCTGGTCGGCCCCCAGGTGCAGGATGCCGAGCGGCTGCTGCTCGATCATCAACGGCTCGTGATGGCCTGTATCGAGCGGGAGGCTGACGTCGCCGCATCCTTGCTCCGTTCGATGACCCTGTTCGGATTGCATGCGATCCAGCGCAAGCATCGGGATCGTGGGCAGGTCGACGCGCTCGCCAGGCCGGTACCCAAGGCCGGTCGCCAACTGCATATCGTGTAG
- a CDS encoding SDR family NAD(P)-dependent oxidoreductase, with protein MTKKVALVTGCGKQDGIGAAIARKLAAAGCALVVVDVEATGVRDSHEPAGAAAAGWRGVESLVEELGAAGAEASFVTGDISSETDVARIVAHARSAHGSLDILVNNAGAPFSMGHGDVETVEPDAFDRVMSINVRGTFLMGRAAAGIMRANRWGRIVNVASVAGRQGSRLNSAYAASKAGVIALAQTWALELGPDGVTCNSVLPGLIITSRTLSGYAKKTGSADADMETVRKAMGVPPVGRAGTPEDVAEAVAYLASEGAGFVNGQSLIIDGGAYRI; from the coding sequence GTGACCAAGAAAGTGGCCCTCGTGACGGGGTGCGGCAAGCAGGACGGGATCGGTGCGGCGATCGCCCGCAAGCTGGCGGCCGCGGGCTGCGCGCTGGTGGTCGTCGATGTCGAGGCGACCGGCGTTCGCGACAGCCACGAGCCCGCCGGCGCCGCCGCTGCCGGCTGGCGCGGCGTCGAGAGCCTGGTCGAGGAACTCGGGGCGGCCGGTGCCGAGGCGAGCTTCGTCACGGGCGATATCTCGTCCGAGACCGACGTCGCCCGCATCGTCGCCCATGCGAGGAGCGCGCACGGCAGCCTGGACATACTGGTCAACAATGCCGGCGCACCGTTCAGCATGGGCCATGGCGATGTCGAGACCGTCGAGCCCGACGCCTTCGATCGCGTCATGTCGATCAACGTACGCGGCACCTTCCTGATGGGTCGGGCGGCGGCAGGCATCATGCGCGCGAACAGATGGGGCCGCATCGTCAACGTCGCCTCCGTCGCGGGCCGTCAGGGCTCGCGGCTGAACTCTGCCTATGCCGCCTCCAAGGCCGGGGTGATCGCGCTCGCCCAGACCTGGGCGCTGGAACTCGGCCCCGACGGCGTGACCTGCAATTCCGTGCTGCCCGGCCTCATCATCACCAGCCGCACGCTGTCGGGCTATGCCAAGAAGACCGGTTCGGCGGACGCCGACATGGAGACGGTCCGCAAGGCGATGGGCGTGCCGCCGGTCGGTCGCGCGGGCACGCCGGAAGACGTCGCCGAGGCGGTCGCCTATTTGGCGTCGGAAGGGGCCGGCTTTGTCAACGGCCAGTCGCTCATCATCGACGGCGGCGCATACCGGATCTGA
- a CDS encoding acyl-CoA dehydrogenase family protein → MDFQLSAEQQMFKDSVASFAQRHCADGALERAHSDDYPWQIARAMAEAGLIGITTDEVDGGVGGALMDAVIAIQEIAMVCPRSADVIQAGNFGAIRVLAQYGTPEQKERLLKPLLAGKALIAVAMTEPGAGSAVTELKTTAVPEGDGYRISGEKIFTTHGLHATVFLTYVRFGPGTGGIGSVLVERGAEGFSFGKPSRFLSGEDWNTLYFDNVSVPKENVVLGPGGFKKQIAGFNVERLGNSARSLALGRHAFGLAREHALNRRQFGQPLVNFQGLAWKFAEMKVKAEAAQLLLYKAATGADRGFPSAEDTAIAKIACNRAGFDMANEAMQIMGGTGYSEESLVEYCFRRTRGWMIAGGTIEILLNRIAESVFEQRLPIRAEA, encoded by the coding sequence ATGGATTTTCAGCTTTCCGCCGAACAGCAGATGTTCAAGGACTCGGTCGCCTCCTTCGCGCAGCGCCATTGCGCGGATGGCGCCCTGGAGCGCGCCCATAGTGACGACTATCCCTGGCAGATCGCGCGGGCGATGGCCGAGGCCGGCCTGATCGGCATCACCACCGACGAGGTGGACGGTGGCGTCGGCGGCGCGCTGATGGATGCCGTCATCGCCATTCAGGAGATCGCGATGGTCTGCCCGCGCAGCGCCGACGTCATCCAGGCCGGCAATTTCGGCGCCATCCGCGTCCTCGCTCAATATGGCACGCCGGAGCAGAAGGAACGGCTGTTGAAGCCGTTGCTGGCCGGAAAGGCGCTGATCGCCGTCGCGATGACCGAGCCGGGCGCGGGCTCCGCCGTCACCGAGCTGAAGACCACCGCCGTTCCGGAGGGCGACGGCTATCGGATCAGCGGCGAGAAGATCTTCACCACCCATGGCCTCCACGCCACCGTCTTCCTCACGTACGTCCGCTTCGGCCCCGGCACCGGGGGCATCGGCTCGGTGCTGGTCGAACGCGGCGCGGAAGGCTTCAGCTTCGGCAAGCCCTCGCGCTTCTTGTCGGGCGAGGACTGGAACACGCTGTACTTCGACAATGTCTCAGTGCCGAAGGAGAATGTCGTCCTGGGTCCGGGCGGCTTCAAGAAGCAGATCGCCGGGTTCAACGTGGAGCGGCTGGGCAACAGCGCGCGCTCTCTCGCTCTTGGCCGTCACGCCTTCGGCCTTGCCCGCGAACATGCCCTCAATCGCCGTCAGTTCGGTCAGCCGCTCGTGAACTTCCAGGGCCTTGCGTGGAAATTCGCGGAGATGAAGGTGAAGGCCGAGGCCGCGCAACTTCTCCTCTACAAGGCCGCCACCGGCGCCGACCGCGGTTTTCCTTCCGCCGAGGACACGGCGATCGCCAAGATCGCGTGCAACCGCGCGGGCTTCGACATGGCCAATGAGGCGATGCAGATCATGGGCGGCACCGGCTATTCGGAGGAGAGCCTGGTCGAATACTGCTTCCGCCGCACACGCGGCTGGATGATCGCCGGCGGCACGATCGAGATATTGCTGAACCGCATCGCCGAGAGTGTTTTCGAGCAGAGATTGCCGATCAGGGCGGAGGCGTAG
- a CDS encoding acetyl-CoA C-acyltransferase produces MARETDAFIYAGLRTPVGRHAGGLAGVRPDDLLAGVIRAVLGSTAFDADRIEDVIAGCTSQSGEDSRNVARHASLLAGVPVGAGGLTVNRLCGSGLAAIVDAARCCETGQGDLFIAGGVESMSRAPFVMAKSETAFQRTTRIYEALGERFPNPAIHARFGKDSMPMTGDNVAAEHGISRARADAFALGSQRKYAAARARGFFEGEIVPVEVPGRKGAVTIVAEDEHPRADSTIEGLARLKPLFANGVVTAGNASGVNDGAAALIVGNRAAGEAAGAAPIARIVSAAVAGIEPRIMGLGPVRAVPKALERAGLTLADIDVIELNEAFASQALGVTQLLGLADDDPRVNPNGGAIAIGHPLGMSGARIALTATRQLHATGGRFALVTMCIGLGQGIAAILERA; encoded by the coding sequence ATGGCGCGCGAGACCGACGCCTTCATCTATGCCGGCCTCCGCACGCCCGTGGGCCGTCATGCCGGCGGTCTGGCCGGAGTGCGGCCGGATGATCTGCTGGCCGGCGTGATCCGCGCGGTGCTGGGGTCGACCGCGTTCGATGCCGACAGGATCGAGGATGTCATCGCCGGTTGCACCAGCCAGTCGGGCGAGGACAGTCGCAACGTCGCCCGCCACGCCTCGCTGCTGGCCGGGGTGCCGGTCGGCGCGGGCGGCCTGACCGTTAACCGCTTGTGCGGCAGCGGCCTCGCGGCGATCGTCGATGCGGCGCGCTGCTGCGAGACGGGGCAGGGCGATCTCTTCATCGCGGGCGGCGTGGAGAGCATGTCGCGCGCGCCCTTCGTCATGGCGAAGTCCGAGACGGCCTTCCAGCGCACGACCAGGATCTACGAGGCGCTGGGCGAGCGGTTTCCCAATCCGGCGATCCACGCGCGGTTCGGCAAGGATTCCATGCCGATGACCGGCGACAACGTCGCGGCTGAGCACGGGATCAGCCGCGCGCGCGCCGACGCCTTCGCGCTGGGTTCGCAGCGCAAATATGCCGCCGCCAGGGCGCGCGGCTTCTTTGAGGGCGAGATCGTGCCCGTCGAAGTGCCCGGCAGGAAAGGCGCCGTGACGATCGTCGCCGAGGACGAGCATCCCCGCGCCGACAGCACGATCGAAGGTCTCGCCCGGCTGAAGCCGCTGTTCGCGAACGGCGTCGTCACCGCCGGCAATGCCTCGGGCGTCAATGATGGCGCCGCCGCGCTCATCGTGGGAAATCGCGCGGCGGGGGAGGCGGCCGGCGCCGCGCCGATCGCCCGCATCGTCTCGGCCGCCGTCGCCGGGATCGAGCCGCGCATCATGGGCCTCGGGCCCGTTCGCGCCGTGCCGAAGGCGCTGGAGCGGGCCGGGTTGACGCTGGCCGACATCGACGTGATCGAGTTGAACGAGGCATTCGCCAGCCAGGCGCTCGGCGTCACCCAGCTGCTTGGGCTGGCCGACGACGATCCGCGCGTGAACCCCAATGGCGGCGCTATCGCCATCGGGCATCCGCTCGGCATGTCCGGCGCCCGCATCGCGCTGACCGCGACGCGCCAGCTCCACGCCACCGGCGGCCGCTTCGCGCTCGTCACCATGTGCATCGGCCTCGGCCAGGGGATCGCCGCGATCCTCGAACGCGCCTGA
- a CDS encoding Rieske (2Fe-2S) protein produces the protein MTEWTRIGRDEDVVDGEPFAAALDDGTAVALYRFEGAVYAIGDICPHEDVRLSEGFLDGGTIECPLHQSCFEIRTGKVIEGGPAYEDVPSFDVRNEDGALFVRAKR, from the coding sequence ATGACGGAATGGACAAGGATAGGGCGCGACGAGGACGTGGTGGACGGCGAGCCCTTCGCCGCCGCCCTCGATGACGGCACGGCCGTCGCCCTCTACCGTTTCGAGGGCGCGGTCTATGCGATCGGCGATATCTGCCCGCACGAGGACGTGCGCCTGTCCGAAGGCTTTCTGGATGGTGGGACGATCGAATGTCCACTGCACCAGAGCTGCTTCGAGATCCGCACCGGCAAGGTGATCGAGGGCGGGCCGGCCTATGAGGACGTCCCGTCATTCGACGTGCGGAACGAGGATGGCGCGTTGTTCGTGAGGGCGAAACGCTGA